One Rhizoctonia solani chromosome 1, complete sequence DNA window includes the following coding sequences:
- a CDS encoding GATA type zinc finger gives MASKPPGVFEFTKRKKWADILISELSGSVLVVLNNADNILWASSAILELLGWREEEITERPFREFLHDDDAVPFGQHLKQAISSRTELFTYSRLRSKFASPRSSNQNSPRSPVAGPSKPTNSLGSFPLFELRGHAIYSKASGSASAASDPGPSSSSIDTKPNPNADPEASCFIIMARPYPSRNTTMLDSFLELKIENERLRQQLLNLRTSGGPSSPTLSSPGYQIAQIAPAGSPHGQSAPLASPVYTTNSLAGLNLVGNNASGDADAAYQPRSIHAMPQPPAATGLYYPAHANRLTSGAFDTPHASASYGGPNNNTGSAPISGRRGSIAEEVIESTEAGRTRKKPKKAHAAQEQYVCVTCGRTDSPEWRKGPLGAKTLCNACGLRWAKRNTKRKADEVAGNEGGGG, from the exons ATGGCATCCAAACCACCAGGAGTATTCGAGTTTACTAAGCGCAAGAAGTGGGCAGATATTCTTATTTCTGAATTATCGGGATCTGTCCTTGTCGTGCTCAACAATGCCGATAACATCCTTTGGGCCAGCTCAGCCATCCTTGAGCTGCTTGGTTGGCGCGAGGAGGAAATCACCGAACGCCCATTTAGAGAGTTTCTCCATG ACGACGATGCTGTACCATTCGGACAACACCTTAAACAGGCTATTTCTTCTCGTACTGAGCTCTTTACTTATTCCCGTTTACGCTCGAAATTTGCGTCGCCCCGAAGTTCGAATCAAAACTCCCCTCGCTCCCCAGTCGCCGGCCCGTCAAAGCCTACAAATTCCCTCGGCTCGTTCCCCCTCTTTGAACTGAGGGGACATGCAATCTACTCCAAAGCCTCTGGATCGGCCTCAGCAGCATCCGACCCTGGCCCCAGCAGCTCCAGTATCGACACGAAGCCAAACCCCAATGCTGATCCCGAGGCCTCATGCTTTATTATCATGGCTCGGCCTTACCCCAGCCGTAATACTACCAT GTTGGACTCCTTCCTCGAACTCAAGATAGAGAACGAGCGCTTGCGGCAGCAACTTCTGAACCTTCGCACGTCGGGCGGACCTTCCTCCCCTACTCTTTCTTCGCCTGGCTATCAGATCGCGCAGATCGCGCCTGCCGGCTCGCCACATGGGCAATCGGCGCCGCTCGCCTCTCCCGTTTACACGACTAATTCTCTCGCAGGTCTCAATCTTG TTGGTAATAACGCCTCGGGCGACGCAGATGCCGCCTATCAGCCCAGGAGTATTCATGCCATGCCCCAGCCACCGGCCGCAACCGGCCTATACTATCCCGCACATGCGAATCGGCTCACAAGTGGAGCTTTTGACACACCACACGCATCTGCATCCTATGGCGGTCCGAACAATAACACTGGCTCCGCTCCCATTTCAGGAAGACGTGGCTCCATCGCTGAGGAAGTCATAGAATCTACCGAGGCGGGAAGGACTCGGAAAAAG CCGAAGAAAGCTCACGCGGCACAAGAACAGTATGTATGCGTTACGTGCGGGCGCACTGATAGCCCCGAATGGCGCAAG GGTCCGTTGGGAGCCAAAACCCTGTGCAACGCGTGTGGCCTACGGTGGGCTAAGCGTAACACTAAGCGCAAGGCTGACGAGGTCGCTGGAAACGAGGGGGGAGGAGGCTAG